A single genomic interval of Arachis duranensis cultivar V14167 chromosome 7, aradu.V14167.gnm2.J7QH, whole genome shotgun sequence harbors:
- the LOC107457792 gene encoding uncharacterized protein LOC107457792, whose translation MEGTANLVVYRDGEIIRNTHEGVRFVCQNPFSFVVPCTMTFMELRNGLCQSMENGTLMRVSRILYRNPVVVFGDLMQFDTMPITDEVTMHNMFQIHRQTQMRHPHIELYVEFETEVAEGIENDLEVEDDRAAVYEEMNSDSEEDFEATYEVGDEDEDGDVGVETAADNVVVHPSISQPMNVPPFMRELDLDAMHAPEFPEYSNIGVADPEDGEFRIGVEYSSRKSVVAAIRSYTIARGVDYDVYESEPQTFYAKCKMYGRGCDWLIRASLIRKKGYWEIRRYNGRHTCTMGVISQDHAKLDSDTVAEAIRPLVETDPSIKVKTIIAEVQSRFNYTISYRKAWLAKQKSIAKVFGDWEESYQALPWWLSVMIQKMPGSVVQIETRPLFNGNEEAQGVKILHRVFWSFNPCVRAFRHCKPLVQVDGTHLYGKYKGTLLVAVAQDGNQNIVPIAFALVEGETADAWHFFLRNLRMHVVRKDGVGMISDRHESIRAAVNRLSRWKDMSRYRRNTRHSLPRPNKQQIKRAIHLLRIIS comes from the exons ATGGAGGGTACTGCAAACTTGGTAGTGTATCGCGACGGTGAGATAATACGTAATACTCATGAGGGAGTGAGGTTTGTGTGCCAGAATCCATTTTCGTTTGTGGTTCCATGCACCATGACATTTATGGAACTTCGGAATGGTCTCTGTCAAAGCATGGAGAACGGTACGTTAATGAGAGTAAGCAGAATTCTGTACCGTAATCCGGTTGTAGTTTTTGGTGACCTAATGCAGTTTGATACCATGCCAATCACTGACGAAGTGACTATGCATAATATGTTTCAAATTCACCGGCAGACTCAGATGCGACATCCCCATATTGAGctgtatgttgagtttgaaacCGAAGTGGCGGAAGGGATTGAAAATGACTTAGAGGTGGAGGATGATAGAGCTGCAGTGTACGAGGAAATGAATAGTGACAGCGAAGAGGACTTCGAAGCCACTTATGAAGTCGGCGACGAAGACGAGGATGGTGATGTGGGAGTTGAGACAGCAGCTGATAATGTAGTGGTTCACCCATCGATCAGTCAACCGATGAACGTGCCACCTTTTATGCGTGAGTTGGATCTCGACGCCATGCATGCACCGGAGTTTCCGGAATATTCAAACATAG GCGTTGCTGATCCCGAGGACGGAGAGTTCCGCATTGGAGTGGAATACAGTTCTAGAAAGTCAGTCGTGGCAGCAATTAGAAGTTACACTATTGCTAGAGGAGTTGACTACGACGTGTATGAGTCTGAGCCACAGACGTTCTATGCAAAGTGCAAGATGTATGGGCGCGGGTGCGACTGGCTTATCCGAGCCAGCTTGATACGGAAAAAAGGGTATTGGGAGATACGCAGATACAACGGTAGGCACACGTGCACGATGGGAGTGATTTCACAAGATCATGCCAAGTTGGACTCGGACACAGTGGCTGAGGCTATAAGGCCATTGGTCGAGACTGATCCGTCCATAAAGGTGAAAACTATAATAGCCGAAGTCCAGTCAAGGTTCAACTATACCATCAGTTACCGAaaggcttggttggcaaagcagaagTCCATAGCGAAAGTTTTCGGTGATTGGGAGGAGAGTTACcaagccttgccatggtggctCTCGGTTATGATTCAGAAGATGCCTGGGTCAGTTGTCCAAATAGAAACACGACCGCTGTTTAACGGGAATGAGGAGGCGCAAGGGGTAAAAATACTTCATCGCGTATTCTGGAGTTTCAATCCATGCGTTAGGGCATTTAGGCATTGCAAGCCCCTAGTTCAGGTAGATGGAACACACCTATATGGAAAGTACAAAGGTACACTTCTGGTAGCTGTTGCACAGGATGGGAACCAAAACATTGTGCCTATCGCTTTTGCCTTGGTGGAAGGGGAGACAGCTGATGCGTGGCACTTCTTTCTAAGGAATCTGCGAATGCATGTTGTCAGAAAAGATGGTGTGGGTATGATCTCGGACCGGCATGAGTCAATTCGAGCAGCAGTAAATCGTCTCAGCAGGTGGAAGGATATGTCTCGGTACAGGCGCAATACACGGCATTCGCTCCCACGCCCAAACAAACAACAGATTAAGAGGGCCATCCATCTCCTTCGTATCATATCGTGA